Part of the Catalinimonas alkaloidigena genome is shown below.
GGTACTGAGCGATATGCCCAGCTCACAGTAAAACTTCAGGATTTTGAAAGAGAAGCTATCCAAATATGATCATACTTCAGGTAATAGAAGCCACTAACGCCCTGATGGAAACCAGCAAAGAGCAGGGATTTCTCGTTTTTTTCCTTTGCTTTTTGTTGGTGGTGCTTGGTGGCTTGATTTGGTGGTACATGCAAAAGCTGGAAACCAAAAACCAGGCAATACAGGATTGTTACAAAGATCAGGTAAAGGTAGAAGTCTCTGTCCAACAATATGCAAAACAAGTGGATGAAAGACTAAAAGATATCAACAATGCCATGAGAAATAATGATACTCATCTATTAAGGCAGTTGATTGCAGATTTAGGGTTTTCGGTCAGGAACAATCAATACAGGGATGAATAAGGGGTTGATTCTAGGAATAATTGTGATCGCAATCGTTTGGGTTACGGTCACACTAGCGCTAAAAAAGCAGGAAGAGCAGCAGATACAGATCAGGCGTATTGAAATGCATGTCCAGGAGCAGGATTCACTTATCACATCTTTAGTAACTGTCAATGGAAAACTTCAAACTACGATTATCCAGCGGGATTCTCTCTTACATCATCAAAAGCATCTTATTCACAGCTATGAAAGGGCTATGGATAGTTTGTCTGTTATCATGCAGTATCTTGAGCGTAGCGACTTATCAAAACGTTATCGCTCAAGGTAGCGATAGCCTGATCATTGAGAGAGTTACTATTCCTCAATCCCTATCCGGACAGATCGAGAAAAGTGATATCCTGATTGACAGAAGAACTTATCAACTGCTATTAAGAGACCTGGATAAGTATGATAAGTTCAAAAGTAAATTCGCAGTCCTTCAGCAGCAGAATGACAGCCTGTTTGCTGAATTAAGATTTCAGATAGCTCAGTTGAACCAGCTTTACCAAAAAGCAGATCTACTACAAAACAAGCTATTGAATAATCAAATAGAATTGATTCGTACTGAAGAGTCTCTCAATGACTACAAGGTGAAGTATGACGAATATTTGGATGAAACTGGAACTCAGGAAGAGAAGATCAGGTACCGGACTCGCTATATTTTCAGAAATAAACAGGAAAGAAGGTGGTTCTGGATCACCTGGGGAGTCTTTACATTGGTGCCTGCCGGTATAGTGGTTCTTACACGATAGATAAGGTTATCGTTTAGTATATGGCGAGTAGGGGAGTTGAAAGCGATGGACTTTCAAGTTTGCATTAAACTAAATCGTTGTATTTTGTTTTAATATCGATTTTCGTTTTAGAAATATGACTGTGAAAATTACTAGGTCTAATAGCATCAAGATAATTAGTACATTTTTCTCCAATGCAGTTGCTTCTTTAATATTGAGAATTTCATGGTCATCAATTTGAATATTGAAAATATGAGCGGTCCTGTTATTGCTGAACCCATTAAATCCATTTGGGTCATACATTATCGATATACTCTTGCCTAAAACTCTGTTTGTCTTTAGAAACGAAAATGCCCTTTCATATTTTTCATGTACTGAAAAACGTAATGGTTCATTCACGATACTAAGAACAATGGATTTATTATTTCCCTTTCCTGGAACTCTTTCAAGTTGTTGAGAGTAAACAGTTCCAGAAACTTCCTTAAGGTCTGATTCAGTAATAAAAACTTGATTCAGAACAAATGAATGGACAAAAACATAAATTATTATTAAGAATAATATGAGTGCTATCTTTCCTTTATAATTCATTATTCTTTTTCTAGATGCTTGGCTAAATGAATGCCAACATTAAAAATAAACATACCCTTTGAAGAAGTTCGGAAAGCACCTCTTCTACTTCAATTTCTATCTTAGAATGAGATTCATTTCAGCCAATTCCTGCCCAATTTGGTGAATGCCATCTAATATCTTCCTTTGTTGCTTGGGAGAAGGTGTCTTTTTGCCTTTTGCATACTGAGAAAGCAATGAGGCATTTACCCCAATGCGTTGGGCAAGCAGGTTAGCATTGATGATTTTGTACTCCTGAAAAAAGTGCTGCCAGTCTATCTCAAATTGTATGTTTGAAGCATCAGCTACATACCCTTCTTCTTCAAAGTAAAAGTTTACTGCCTCAACTGTGTTCCCTAACAAATCAGCTACCGACTTTCCAGTAGTATAAATAGGATAGTCTTTAGCATAAGCAGAAAAACCTGTATTGGTTTTTTCTACTACTATCGGTATTTTTTTTCTTAGCTTTTTCATTTTAATCCAGCGTCTTTTAAGATTTTCTTTTCCGTGCGACGTCCGCTAACCCTTTACCCATCTCCTGGCTTCCATGATTAGGAAAAATGATAATACCCTCTTTTGTAGGGTGCTTCATTTTTACATGAGAGCCTTTCTGAGATATTGGATACCAGCCATTCCATGGGGGCCATCCTTCTTAAGAATTCTAAATAATTCTGAACACTTCATTCACGTAAATTTAACAAAAAAAGGTAAATAATAATTTACCTTTTGATAAAAAAGAAGGGAGTAGATTACTTGCTACTCCCTTATATGATTAAAACTGTTTTTATAAATTTCTAATAGCTTCTGTTTCCTTTGCCACTTTTACTGCTGACACATCTACATAATAACTTCTTGTCATACGAGTATCAGCATGGCCATACATGCCAGAGATACTTTCTATACTGACTCCATTTTCCTGTAAGACATTTCCGAAAGTTTTACGACCAACATGCGTAGTTAGATGTTTATCAATACCTACAATGAATGCTACCTCTTTGAGATAACGATTATATTGTTGGTTGTCTAAAGTTGGAACAGTGTATTTCCATTTTTCCAGGATTTTTTTTGCTGTTGTGAACAAAGGAATCTCACACTGAGCACCATGTACTTTTTTTCTGTCGGTGAATATCCATTCTTTGCCATCTACACCAATTTTAATCCATGAAGGGTCAAATCGTATGAGTTCGGCATAACTTAAGCCAGTATAGCATTGAAAGGTAAATAATTCAGCTACTTGCGCCAGCCTCCAGCTGGCAAACTTATGATTTACCAGCTTTTGAAGCTCATTTTGGGTTAAGTAGACCTTTTTTTTACGTTCAACTCTTCTATACTTAAAGCTGTTTAAGGGATTATATTCAATCCATTCTTGAAGTACTGCGAAATCCAAAACGGTTTTGACAAAACCAATAATCCTATTGCAGTATACCTGTTTAAACCTTCTCTCGCCTCTGAGATAATTATCTAAATTTGCCAGAGTACGGACATTGACATCAGAACATAAAAGATTAAGGTCCTTTTGGAAGACTAAGAAATGATGAACGTTTTTCATCTGTCTTCTGAAATTACTTACCGTACTTTTGGAAAGTTCAGGTTCATAAGAGCGATTCTGGATGTACTTTTGCATTGCATGCACGAGAGTAGCTCTTTCTTTTAGCTCGCCTGTAAAGATTCCCTTTACAATGGCTGGAGTTGATCGTTTACCACGTCGTTCTAAGTCACTGTGGATACTAATTATCTCCGCCCTAATGTCAATGAGCTTATTGTTGTACACATTAGCCAAACGATCTTCGCCTAGCACTTTACCATTTCCTCGGGAATCCCACTGTTCAGGTAAAATAAATATACCCGTAGAAAACTCTACTGTCTTTTGGCTTTTCATTTGAAGCCTGGCATATAACGGCGCCAATCCCGTCCTCTTCGCCTTCGCCTTGCGAACGACATAGAGGAGCTTCATAATAGATTTATTTCTCTCATATTGCCCCGAAAATTGGTCACTAATAGATAGTGAGGTCACTGAAAGGGTCACTGGTCACTGATTCGGGCTAAGGTTTGGGGAAAGAAAAAGCCCGAAAAAGAGCTCTTCGGGCTATAAATTAACAAGTTAGTGCGCACGAGAAGATTCGAACTTCCACGCCAGTTAAGGCACTGCCCCCTCAAGACAGCGTGTCTACCAATTCCACCACGTGCGCGTAGGGGA
Proteins encoded:
- a CDS encoding helix-turn-helix transcriptional regulator; its protein translation is MKKLRKKIPIVVEKTNTGFSAYAKDYPIYTTGKSVADLLGNTVEAVNFYFEEEGYVADASNIQFEIDWQHFFQEYKIINANLLAQRIGVNASLLSQYAKGKKTPSPKQQRKILDGIHQIGQELAEMNLILR
- a CDS encoding type II toxin-antitoxin system HicA family toxin, which produces MKHPTKEGIIIFPNHGSQEMGKGLADVARKRKS
- a CDS encoding site-specific integrase; amino-acid sequence: MKLLYVVRKAKAKRTGLAPLYARLQMKSQKTVEFSTGIFILPEQWDSRGNGKVLGEDRLANVYNNKLIDIRAEIISIHSDLERRGKRSTPAIVKGIFTGELKERATLVHAMQKYIQNRSYEPELSKSTVSNFRRQMKNVHHFLVFQKDLNLLCSDVNVRTLANLDNYLRGERRFKQVYCNRIIGFVKTVLDFAVLQEWIEYNPLNSFKYRRVERKKKVYLTQNELQKLVNHKFASWRLAQVAELFTFQCYTGLSYAELIRFDPSWIKIGVDGKEWIFTDRKKVHGAQCEIPLFTTAKKILEKWKYTVPTLDNQQYNRYLKEVAFIVGIDKHLTTHVGRKTFGNVLQENGVSIESISGMYGHADTRMTRSYYVDVSAVKVAKETEAIRNL